Within Actinoplanes sp. L3-i22, the genomic segment GACGCCGAAGTCCCGCCGCGCGCCGGCCCGGGCGTCCTCGATCGCCTCGCAGAACGCCGGCGCCGGGATGCCGCGGCGGACGCTGGAGTACGGCGTGACGGTCAGCTCCGCGTACCGCACCTGCTGGCGGCTCAGCTCCCGCCCGATCTCGTAGGTCAGCAGCCGCACGTCGGAGGCGTCCCGCACCAGGTCCACCACGCTCAGGTAGATCTCGATGAAGTGCGCGAAGTCGCGGAACTCGAAGTACTCCGCGAGCGCCGCCGGGTCGGCCGGCACCGGCGAGCTGCCCTCGTGCCGGGCGGCGAGCTCGGCGACGATCCGCGGCGAGGCCGAGCCGACGTGGTGCACGTGCAGTTCGGCCTTGGGCAGGCCGGCGATGAACGAGGTCAGGTCGCTCAAGAGGATCCCCCTAGATAGAAGCCACCACGAAGATACGGCGGAACGGAAACGCCACGTGGCCGTGTCCGGCGGGATACGCCTCGGCGAGCCGGCCGCCCAGCTCGGCCCGGAAGTCCGCCCAGGCCGCCGGGTCCAGCGCGGCCCGGACCGGCCGCAACGCGGTGCCCTCCATCCAGCGCAGCACCGGGTGGTCGGCGCCGTCCACCGGGAGCAGGTGCAGGTAGGTGGTCTCCCAGGCGTCCACCCTCGTGCCGGCGAGCAGCGCGGCGTAGTCGGCCGGGTCGTCCACCGGCGCCTCGCGCGCCACGTGACCGACGCCGAACTCGCCGGCCACCTCGCGCAGCAGCCGGTGCGACGGCGCCGCGAAGTTGCCCGGCACCTGCATGGCCAGCCACCCGCCCGGCGGCAGCGCGTCGGCCCAGCTCCGGAGCATCCGCTGGTGGCCCGGCACCCACTGCAGCGCCGCGTTGGTGATCACCACGTCGGTGTCCGGCCCGGGCTGCCAGTCGGCGATGTCGCCGACCCGGAAGTCCCCGGCACCGGCTTTGGCGATCATCTCGGGCGAGGAGTCGATGCCGCTCACCCGGGCCCGCGGCCAGCGCTCGGCGAGGGTGCCGGTCAGCTCGCCGGAGCCGCAGCCCAGGTCCACCACGGCGCGCGGCGACTCGGCGCCGACCCGCGCGACCAGGTCGAAGAACGGACGGGAGCGCTCGTTGCCGTAGCGCCGGTACACCGCCGGATCCCACATGACGTTGCCTCCAAACCGTACGTACGTTTTGCAAGCAAGGTATCAGCTGGGCGGTAGGGTCTCCACGTGGAAAAACGAAGCTTTCGCCGGATGGGCCGCGACGCGTCGGTGATCGGCCTGGGCGCCTGGCAGCTCGGCGCCGACTGGGGCGACGTCAGCGAGGCCGACGCGCACGCCACCCTGCAGGCCGCGGTCGACGCCGGGGTCACCTTCATCGACACCGCCGACGTCTACGGCGACGGCCGCAGCGAGCAGATCGTCGGCTCGTTCGTGAAGGACAAGCCCGGCCTGACGGTCGCCACCAAGATGGGCCGGCGCCTCCCCCAGACGCCGGAGAACTACTCGATCGACAACTTCCGCGCCTGGACCGACCGGTCGCGCGCCAACCTCGGGGTGGACACCCTCGACCTGGTCCAGCTGCACTGCCCGCCGACCCCGGTCTTCCACAGCGACCAGGTCTTCGAGGCGCTCGACACGCTGATTCAGGAAAACCGCATTTCGGCGTACGGCGTGAGCGTCGAGAAGGTCGACGAGGCGCTCGCCGCGATCGCCCGGCCCGGCGTGGCCAGCGTCCAGATCATCCTGAACGCGTTCCGGCTCAAGCCGCTGGAGCGGGTGCTGCCGGCCGCCGCCGAGGCCGGGGTCGGCATCATCGCGCGGGTCCCGCTCGCCAGTGGTCTGCTCTCCGGCCGCTATGACGAGAAGACCGAGTTCGCCGCGGACGACCACCGGAACTACAACCGTCACGGCGAGTCGTTCGACGTCGGGGAAACGTTCTCCGGAGTCGACTTCTCTACCGGATTGGAAGCAGTTCGCCGGTTGCGTTCACTCGTTCCGGATGACGCCACGATGGCGCAATTCGCACTACGCTGGATCGCCGATCAGCCGGCCGTCACCGTGGTGATCCCGGGTGCGCGTAATCCCGAGCAAGCGCGCGCAAACGCGCACGCCGCCGATCTGGCGCCGCTTTCGCCGGAAACTCTGGAAAAGATCACCGCGGTCTACGATGAGCTGATTCGCCCCCAGGTGCACGACAAATGGTGAACAATGAAACCACCACTCCCGCGGACGCGCCCCGGTTGCGCGGCTGGCTGAGCATGTCGCTCGGGCTGCTCGGCATCGTGCTGGGCGCGGTGTGGACTCTGCAGGGGCTCAACGTCTTCGAGCACGAGCTGATGAGCGACAAGCCGGTCTGGGCCGTGGTCGGCGGCGGGGTGGCCGGGGTCGGTCTGGCGCTCGTGGTGGTCGGCATGCGGCGCCGGAGCAACGCCAAGGCGCGGGCCTGACAAAAGAGGCCCCGCAACCTCGGCGAGGATGCGGGGCCACGGTCAGGCCGGCCTCCGCCAGGCGGCCGGCATGCCGGCCTCGCGGCCGGCGGATTGGTCTCAGAGCGGGCGAACCTGCTCCGCCTGCGGGCCCTTCTGGCCCTGGGCGATCTCGAACTCGACCCGCTGGTTCTCCTCCAGAGTGCGGTAGCCGCTCGTCTGGATGGCCGAGAAGTGGACGAACACGTCAGCACCCCCGCCGTCGACGGTGATGAAGCCGAAGCCCTTGTCTGCGTTGAACCACTTCACGGTTCCTTGCGCCATGCTGAACTCTCCTTCTGAAAATGCCGGCCCGCCCTACGCGGCAGCGGAGCGCGGGGCCGATGACCGTTTTCGAGCAGCGGCGCCGCGAGGCGGCCCTTTCAGAGGACGTCCCCTCCGTTCGGCTTTGCGGCACCGGTGACCCTCCCGGGATCGGGTCGGTGTCGCGCCGCCTGGCGGAAGCAGCGAACCACATACGCAAAAACTGGCCACACTGTACCCGAAAAACGGCCCGCAAAGCTGCCCCTCGAAGGAATCCAATAAAGCGTGGCAGATATGGAAAAGGCTCCCCACTTCGCGGTTACGAAGTGGGGAGCCGTCAAGACTCCTGTCTATACCGAAGATGATCTTCCAAGCGCCTAGTCCGGCCAGTGCCCGGTGACCCGTTTGGTCCCGATCGCGCCACCACGCTGCACGGCCGC encodes:
- a CDS encoding cold-shock protein; amino-acid sequence: MAQGTVKWFNADKGFGFITVDGGGADVFVHFSAIQTSGYRTLEENQRVEFEIAQGQKGPQAEQVRPL
- a CDS encoding methyltransferase domain-containing protein yields the protein MWDPAVYRRYGNERSRPFFDLVARVGAESPRAVVDLGCGSGELTGTLAERWPRARVSGIDSSPEMIAKAGAGDFRVGDIADWQPGPDTDVVITNAALQWVPGHQRMLRSWADALPPGGWLAMQVPGNFAAPSHRLLREVAGEFGVGHVAREAPVDDPADYAALLAGTRVDAWETTYLHLLPVDGADHPVLRWMEGTALRPVRAALDPAAWADFRAELGGRLAEAYPAGHGHVAFPFRRIFVVASI
- a CDS encoding aldo/keto reductase, with translation MEKRSFRRMGRDASVIGLGAWQLGADWGDVSEADAHATLQAAVDAGVTFIDTADVYGDGRSEQIVGSFVKDKPGLTVATKMGRRLPQTPENYSIDNFRAWTDRSRANLGVDTLDLVQLHCPPTPVFHSDQVFEALDTLIQENRISAYGVSVEKVDEALAAIARPGVASVQIILNAFRLKPLERVLPAAAEAGVGIIARVPLASGLLSGRYDEKTEFAADDHRNYNRHGESFDVGETFSGVDFSTGLEAVRRLRSLVPDDATMAQFALRWIADQPAVTVVIPGARNPEQARANAHAADLAPLSPETLEKITAVYDELIRPQVHDKW